The sequence CGGTGGTCCGGCTCGCGCTCGCGCAGGGCGCCCACGTGGTCTTCGGCTACCACTCCAGCGCCGCTGCCGCCGCCGAACTGTCCGACGAGATGAGCGCCGCCTACCCCGACCAGCAGTGCACCGCGCTGCCGGGCCGGGTCGGCGACACCGTGGACGCGAGCCGGTTCGCCGCGGACGCGCTGCGCGCGCTCGACGGGGAGCTGGACGTCCTCGTCAACAACGCGGGCGTCACCCACGACGTCAGCTTCGCCCGGATGCGCCGCGAGCAGTGGGACGAGGTGGTGGAGACCAACCTCGGCAGCATGTTCAACGTGACCCGGCCGCTGGTGATGCCGCTGGTACGGCGCCGGCGCGGCACCGTCGTCAACGTCACCTCCGCCTCCGGTATCCACGGCGCGCCGGGCCAGACCGCGTACTCCGCCTCCAAGTCCGGGGTGATCGGCTTCACCAAGGCGCTGGCGAAGGAGGTCGGCGGCCTCGGGGTGACCGTGAACGCGGTCGCGCCCGGCTTCATCGCCACCGACATGACGGCCGCGATCCCCGAGCCGCAGCTCGAACGCGTCAAAAGCCTCATCCCGACACGGGAGTTCGGCTCGGCGGAGGACGTCGCCGCGCTGGTGTGCTTCCTCGCGTCGGACCGGGCGCGCTACATCACCGGGCAGGTCATCGAGATGTCCGGCGGCCTCACCCTCTGATCCGCCCCGGGTGGCCTTCCCCGTCCGCCCGGGCCTCCCGCTCCCCCTGCACCTCGTTTCCCCCGCCTTCCCCTCCCACTCCCCCGCCCCTTCGACCCACCTCCGAGGAGAGAACCCATGGCCTCCACGTTCGACACCTTCAAAGACCTCATCGGCGACGTCACGGACGACTACAAGAAAGCCGTCGACGAGTTCCTCGACCGCGACGACGACGATGACGACGACCGCGGCAACCGGAAGTCCAGGAACAAGCGGAAGAGCGGCGGTGCCGATCTGTCGGCCCTGGCGAAGCTGCCCGGGCTGGCCGGGCTCCCGCTGGGAACCGTGCAGGCCCTGGTGGATGCCGGCCCCGCCGCCCCGGCCCTGGCCGGCCTGATCTCGGGAGCCGCCAATCCGCTGGCCGCGCTCGGCGGAGGAGCAGGCGCCGCCAACCCGCTGGCCGCGCTGGCGGGTGGCGGGCTGCCGGGTCTGGACGCGCTCGGCAGCATCGCCGGGGCCGCCGGCAGCACCGCGAACCTCGCGGAGACCCTGCTGTCGCTCCCGGGCCAGATCGCCAAACTCACCGAGGCGGTCACCAAGTTGCTGGACGTGCTCCCGGGCGCGGCCACGGTCACCGGTGCCCGCAAGGGCTGACGCCCCACCGGGCGCCCCACCTGACCCCGCCCTGACCCCACCGGGCGCCCGACCAGGCTCCCAACAGGGTCTCCGGCCAGCCGAGTTGCCCCCGCGCGACTCCCCCGCGCCCCTGCCCGTGCGGCTCCTCCCGCTTCCTCCGCTTCCGCGCGAGGACGGCGACCGCCGAGGGGCGCGGGGAACCCCACCACCACCCGGAAGGCGAGGCGCGGCCGTATGGCGGGTGCCATCCGCAACCGTCTTCGTACGGTGACAGGGGTGCTGGGCGCCCTGCTGGTGAACCAGACCCGCAGGGCGACCCGCGAGCACCCGGACGCCGAGCGGCGGCGGGCCGTGGCGGTGCGGGAGGCGCTGGAGCAACTCGGCCCGTTCTACATCAAGTTGGGACAGATGATGGCCACCCGGCCGGACCTGGCGCCGCCGGCGCTGGCCGCCGAGCTGGAGCACCTGCACGACAAGGTGGAGGCGCTGCCGTTCTACCTGCTGGAGCCGGTGCTGGAGCGGGACCTCGGCCCGGACTGGAAGCTGCGCTTCGACGACCTCGACACCGTGACGCCGCTCGGCACCGCCTCGATCGCGCAGGTGCACCGGGCGACGCTGTCGGACGGGCGGCCCGCGGTGGTGAAGATCCAGCGCCCCGGCATCCGGGAGTCGGTGGCCGCCGACATGGCGCTGATGCGCAGGGCCGCACGGCTGCTCGGCCGGGCCGCGCCGCGGTTCAGCGCCGTGATGGACCTCGACGCGATGCTCGGCAGCCTCTTCGACGCGATGGAGCCCGAACTCGACTTCACCGGCGAGGCCGCGAACATGGACCGGGCCAGGGACGCCATCGGCTCGTACCGCACCCTGAGCGTGCCGGAGGTACTGCACGCGACGCCCCGGGTGCTGGTGCA comes from Streptomyces sp. NBC_00448 and encodes:
- the fabG gene encoding 3-oxoacyl-ACP reductase FabG; this translates as MADDLPLSGRKCVITGGARGIGAAVVRLALAQGAHVVFGYHSSAAAAAELSDEMSAAYPDQQCTALPGRVGDTVDASRFAADALRALDGELDVLVNNAGVTHDVSFARMRREQWDEVVETNLGSMFNVTRPLVMPLVRRRRGTVVNVTSASGIHGAPGQTAYSASKSGVIGFTKALAKEVGGLGVTVNAVAPGFIATDMTAAIPEPQLERVKSLIPTREFGSAEDVAALVCFLASDRARYITGQVIEMSGGLTL